One window of Phaenicophaeus curvirostris isolate KB17595 chromosome 22, BPBGC_Pcur_1.0, whole genome shotgun sequence genomic DNA carries:
- the MMP23B gene encoding matrix metalloproteinase-23: MDQVEQPSADGRKSFLPVDKRRSGGCGTVVGFLCVFPVVALLAAVGDPAGVAVQKSQEDATSPALRGASASALHSPAFPPRPPARRKRYTITPGHLKWDHFNLTYKILSFPRNLINARDTRKGLAAAFRMWSEVSPFSFREVPRHVESDLKIGFYSINHTDCLESLIHHCFDGTTGELAHAFFPPNGEIHFDDHEYWILGNTRFSWKKGVWLTDLVHVAAHEIGHALGLMHSLNPNALMHINATLTGKKTISQDEVWGIHRLYGCKDRLFMCPSWARKGFCEKRRRLMKKHCPSTCDFCYEFPFPTVPPTLPPPRTKTKTVSEGRNVTFRCGQKIIHKKGKVYWYKDKELLEYSYPGYLSLNEDHMSIIANAINEGTYTCIVKKKGRILTTYSWRIRLKH; the protein is encoded by the exons ATGGATCAAGTAGAACAACCCTCTGCAGATGGAAGGAAGAGCTTCCTCCCagtggacaagagaaggagcGGTGGCTGTGGGACTGTTGTGGGATTTTTATGCGTATTCCCCGTGGTGGCTTTGCTGGCAGCTGTGGGGGATCCAGCTGGAGTGGCCGTTCAGAAGAGTCAG GAAGATGCCACATCACCTGCTCTCCGTGGAGCGAGTGCCTCTGCTTTGCACAGTCCAGCCTTCCCACCTCGGCCGCCGGCACGGAGGAAACGCTACACGATCACCCCCGGGCACCTGAAATGGGATCACTTCAACCTGACGTACAA AATCCTGTCCTTCCCAAGGAACCTCATAAATGCCAGGGACACGCGCAAGGGTCTGGCGGCTGCGTTCCGAATGTGGAGTGAAGTTTCGCCGTTCAGCTTCAGAGAAGTGCCACGTCACGTAGAGAGCGACTTGAAAATAG GCTTCTACTCTATCAACCACACGGACTGCCTGGAGTCTCTCATCCACCACTGCTTCGATGGAACCACAGGGGAACTCGCCCACGCCTTCTTCCCACCCAACGGGGAGATCCATTTTGATGACCATGAATactggatattgggaaacaCGCGGTTCAGCTGGAAGAAAG GCGTTTGGCTCACGGATCTGGTACACGTAGCTGCCCATGAGATCGGCCACGCCTTAGGACTCATGCACTCGCTGAACCCCAACGCTCTCATGCACATCAACGCCACTTTGACTGGGAAAAAGACCATCTCGCAAGACGAAGTGTGGGGGATTCACCGGCTTTACG GCTGCAAAGATAGATTATTCATGTGCCCATCATGGGCACGAAAAGGTTTCTGCGAGAAACGGAGGAGGCTGATGAAAAAGCACTGTCCATCTACCTGCGACTTCTGCTACG AATTCCCGTTTCCAACGGTGCCCCCTACTCTGCCCCCACCCAGgaccaaaaccaaaactgtttCTGAAGGCAGGAACGTCACCTTCCGCTGCGGACAGAAGATCATTCATAAAAAAGGCAAAGTTTA CTGGTATAAAGATAAGGAGCTGCTGGAGTACTCCTACCCGGGTTACTTATCCTTAAATGAAGATCACATGAGCATCATTGCAAATGCAATTAATGAAGGAACTTACACTTGTatagtaaagaaaaaaggaagaatcttGACTACTTATTCCTGGAGAATCAGGCTGAAGCACTAA